In a single window of the Neodiprion virginianus isolate iyNeoVirg1 chromosome 1, iyNeoVirg1.1, whole genome shotgun sequence genome:
- the LOC124303044 gene encoding hexokinase-2-like, with product MRFSAATTRKIQSVFLSEVENGIRQRPSSLQMENTYIPELPDGTESGLFLALDLGGTNFRVILLELENGVVVKEDVKRYHIGADLRVGCGIALFDYLAECVSDFVIGQGVQDIELPLGFTFSFPMIQHSLEVGILVTWTKTFNCQNVVNKDAVLLLREALERRGDTKVNVVAVLNDTTGTLIQGASQDRNTAIGLILGTGSNACYLERADKVQHWETERHGEKEVIIDIEWGAFGDNGVLDFIKTEFDRENDANSLLVSSFTFEKYISGKYLGELTRITLAKLTKEGLLFEGHAPGALLTPGNLTTDLVSHIEQDTLDGGSNNTRDVLARFGVTATEEDIAIVQYVCEIISNRAALLVSICLATLLEKIDREESTIAVDGSLYKHHPRFEGWMNQYIHLLAPGHKFKLMHAEDGSGKGAALVAAIALRLKKRLEWEAIGD from the exons ATGAGATTTTCGGCCGCTACAACGCGGAAGATTCAGTCCGTGTTCTTGTCCGAGGTTGAAAATGGAATACGTCAACGACCCTCGTCACTGCAAATGGAGAACACGTACATCCCCGAACTGCCCGATGGCACGG AGTCGGGTTTATTCCTGGCATTGGACCTTGGCGGTACCAATTTCCGTGTGATTCTCCTGGAACTGGAGAACGGAGTCGTTGTCAAGGAAGACGTCAAGAGGTATCACATTGGGGCCGATCTCCGAGTCGGGTGCGGAATCGCGTTGTTCGATTACCTTGCGGAGTGTGTCAGTGACTTTGTAATCGGACAGGGTGTCCAGGACATCGAACTTCCCCTGG GTTTCACGTTCTCCTTTCCAATGATCCAACACTCCCTGGAAGTTGGTATTCTCGTTACGTGGACCAAGACGTTCAACTGTCAAAACGTGGTGAACAAAGACGCCGTATTACTGCTACGCGAAGCCCTCGAGAGACGGGGAGACACGAAAGTGAACGTTGTCGCTGTTCTGAACGACACGACGGGGACTCTGATACAAGGCGCTTCGCAGGACCGAAACACGGCTATCGGTCTGATCCTGGGAACCGGAAGCAACGCTTGTTATCTAGAAAGAGCCGACAAAGTGCAGCACTGGGAGACGGAGAGACACGGCGAGAAAGAG GTAATAATCGACATCGAATGGGGCGCGTTTGGAGACAACGGAGTACTAGACTTTATCAAAACTGAATTCGACCGCGAAAACGACGCGAACTCGTTGCTGGTCAGTTCGTTTAC GTTTGAGAAATATATATCTGGAAAATATCTGGGAGAATTAACCCGCATCACACTTGCTAAACTGACGAAAGAAGGACTTCTATTCGAAGGACATGCCCCTGGCGCTCTCCTCACCCCTGGGAATCTCACGACTGACCTGGTGTCTCACATCGAACA AGATACTCTTGATGGAGGCAGCAACAATACAAGAGATGTTTTGGCCAGATTCGGGGTGACAGCGACTGAAGAAGACATTGCCATTGTACAATACGTTTGCGAAATTATATCGAACCGTGCTGCTCTCCTGGTTTCTATAT GTCTTGCAacattattggaaaaaatcgatCGCGAGGAATCGACTATCGCAGTCGACGGTTCGCTTTACAAGCATCATCCTCGTTTCGAGGGGTGGATGAATCAGTACATTCATCTTCTGGCACCTGGACACAAG TTCAAGCTCATGCATGCAGAAGATGGAAGTGGAAAAGGTGCTGCACTAGTAGCAGCTATCGCATTAAGGCTTAAAAAAAGACTTGAATGGGAGGCAATCGGTGATTAA